One Pseudodesulfovibrio cashew DNA window includes the following coding sequences:
- a CDS encoding molybdopterin-containing oxidoreductase family protein, whose product MEIRRSYCGLCHPRCGMLLHIEDGKVVKITGDPDHPITRGALCERGRLMLDHIYHPDRLNYPLKRVGERGEGRWERISWEQALDEVAEKLSKLRDEYGAETLTFTHGTKRTYHWDCRRFFNLFGSPNTCGVNTICMCPSYATEYATYGGMVMGSEVTGAQCVVMWGCNASKSNPMGMAPKIAVARKNGAKLIVVDPRRTKEAEKADLWLQIRPGTDLAMMLGWIRYIIANDLYDKDFVANHTVGFDELKDAVESYTPEKVEEITSVPADLVVEAAKMYATVSPAVIPFGLGLDKQGVNSTQCARGRAILRAITGNLEVPGGDVFGQAANVGKVHDWEYLELNDMIPESQKVKQLGADKYPFFGFPGWERNAAANKKLPKGYAMPPEAWHSNLAHAREVMNAIITGEPYPVKAAITLANNPLLALPNTRQVFEALKALDLYVVMEYYMTPSAAMADYIFPASTTVEQPEIWLTNGFCVACPQGIDPIEERKDSYYFYRQLGLRLGQEQYWPWETVEDVYDHCLEPVGLTFQQLAEQNGLFGEMEYRRYKKFGFGTPSGKVELKSSIFEELGADPLPVYHEPIWSPKSKEPEIAEEYPLILITGSRFMPMYHSEQRQIEKARKKVPDPLLSIHPDTAADLGLAEGDWAVISTPLGSIRQRVSITDAMHPTMVDAQHSWWFPERSGKLPELFGTFESNTNVLCPDAPEFCSPEIGSWPHSALMCRVEKE is encoded by the coding sequence ATGGAAATACGCAGGAGCTATTGCGGACTGTGTCATCCCAGATGCGGCATGTTGCTGCATATTGAAGACGGCAAGGTCGTAAAAATCACCGGAGACCCCGATCACCCGATCACTCGCGGGGCTCTCTGCGAGCGCGGTCGGTTGATGTTGGACCACATCTACCATCCCGACAGGCTCAATTATCCGCTGAAACGGGTCGGAGAACGCGGCGAGGGGCGCTGGGAACGGATAAGCTGGGAACAGGCCCTGGACGAGGTGGCTGAAAAGCTCTCGAAGCTGCGGGACGAGTACGGCGCCGAGACCCTGACCTTCACTCACGGCACGAAACGGACCTACCACTGGGATTGCCGCCGGTTCTTCAACCTCTTCGGTTCTCCCAATACCTGCGGCGTAAACACCATCTGCATGTGTCCGAGCTACGCCACCGAGTATGCCACCTATGGCGGCATGGTCATGGGCAGCGAAGTCACGGGCGCGCAGTGCGTCGTCATGTGGGGGTGCAACGCTTCCAAGTCAAACCCGATGGGCATGGCTCCCAAGATCGCCGTGGCACGGAAGAATGGCGCCAAGCTCATTGTTGTGGACCCGAGGAGGACAAAAGAGGCCGAGAAAGCCGACCTGTGGCTGCAGATTCGTCCCGGCACCGACCTCGCGATGATGTTGGGATGGATTCGATACATCATCGCAAACGATCTCTACGACAAGGACTTCGTCGCCAACCACACCGTCGGCTTCGACGAACTCAAGGACGCAGTTGAATCCTACACTCCGGAGAAGGTCGAGGAAATCACTTCGGTCCCGGCCGACCTCGTGGTCGAGGCGGCCAAAATGTATGCGACGGTCTCCCCGGCCGTAATTCCCTTCGGCCTGGGCCTGGACAAACAGGGCGTCAACTCCACCCAATGCGCGCGTGGACGGGCCATCCTGCGCGCCATAACCGGCAACCTGGAAGTTCCGGGCGGCGACGTCTTCGGCCAGGCGGCCAACGTCGGCAAGGTCCACGACTGGGAATATCTTGAACTGAACGACATGATCCCCGAGAGCCAGAAGGTCAAGCAGCTCGGAGCCGACAAGTACCCCTTCTTCGGGTTCCCGGGCTGGGAGCGAAACGCCGCCGCCAACAAGAAGCTCCCCAAAGGGTATGCCATGCCTCCTGAGGCGTGGCATTCGAACCTGGCCCACGCCCGTGAAGTCATGAACGCCATCATCACCGGGGAACCCTACCCTGTGAAGGCGGCCATCACCCTGGCAAACAACCCGTTGCTGGCCCTGCCCAACACCCGGCAGGTCTTCGAGGCGCTCAAGGCTCTCGATCTCTATGTGGTCATGGAGTACTACATGACCCCGTCAGCAGCCATGGCCGATTATATTTTCCCGGCCTCCACCACAGTGGAACAGCCGGAAATCTGGTTGACCAACGGCTTCTGCGTCGCCTGCCCGCAGGGCATAGACCCCATCGAAGAGCGCAAGGACAGCTATTACTTTTACAGGCAGCTGGGTCTGCGCCTCGGCCAGGAGCAATACTGGCCGTGGGAGACGGTGGAAGACGTCTACGACCATTGCCTCGAGCCGGTCGGCCTGACATTCCAGCAGCTTGCGGAGCAGAACGGCCTTTTCGGGGAGATGGAATATCGCCGGTACAAGAAGTTCGGCTTCGGCACTCCCTCGGGCAAGGTCGAGCTCAAGTCCTCGATCTTCGAAGAGCTCGGCGCCGACCCTCTGCCCGTGTACCACGAGCCCATATGGAGCCCGAAGAGCAAGGAGCCCGAGATTGCGGAGGAGTATCCTCTCATTCTCATCACCGGAAGCCGTTTCATGCCGATGTATCACTCCGAACAACGGCAGATAGAAAAGGCGCGGAAGAAGGTGCCGGACCCCTTGCTGTCCATCCATCCGGACACCGCTGCCGACCTTGGACTGGCCGAAGGGGACTGGGCCGTGATCTCGACGCCTTTGGGGTCCATCCGTCAGCGTGTCAGCATCACGGACGCCATGCATCCGACCATGGTGGATGCGCAGCACTCCTGGTGGTTCCCGGAACGCTCGGGAAAACTGCCGGAACTGTTCGGAACCTTCGAGTCGAACACCAACGTCCTGTGCCCGGATGCCCCGGAGTTCTGCAGCCCGGAAATAGGCAGCTGGCCGCACTCGGCGCTCATGTGCCGGGTTGAAAAAGAATAA
- a CDS encoding helix-turn-helix domain-containing protein, protein MSELKVRLGSRIRELRIAQNLSQDSLAERFGSSGKYLGEVERGELNVSVEKLLMIAEALEVPIGSLFDNAHLEDRADLIKDIGELLEKADDAEVRLVHRLVSDVLR, encoded by the coding sequence ATGTCAGAACTTAAGGTCAGGTTGGGAAGTCGAATTCGTGAGCTGAGAATTGCTCAGAATTTATCACAAGATAGCCTCGCGGAGCGGTTTGGCTCCAGCGGCAAGTATCTTGGTGAGGTCGAGCGTGGGGAACTTAACGTCTCCGTTGAAAAGCTCCTTATGATCGCCGAAGCCCTTGAGGTTCCTATCGGGAGCCTTTTTGATAATGCTCATTTGGAAGATCGAGCTGATCTTATTAAGGATATAGGTGAGTTGCTGGAGAAGGCTGATGACGCCGAGGTCCGTCTTGTCCATCGGCTCGTGTCGGATGTGTTAAGATAA
- a CDS encoding tyrosine-type recombinase/integrase, with protein MAIPRAVDPIKSLEDIRSIKQMLLSKPRDYLLFVMGINSGIRLGDLLKFKVRQFQGRKVGASIEITESKTGKQNFLVINREVDRALKMYFDSTGVEPDSYLFRSRKAGKPLTLCAVNRMVKAWACSINLKGNYGGRTLRKTFGYIQRVHFGVGFEVLCKRYNHSNPSVTMRYIGVQPEEITNIMMHEI; from the coding sequence ATGGCAATTCCTAGAGCAGTCGATCCGATTAAGAGCCTTGAGGATATTCGCTCAATCAAGCAGATGCTTTTGTCGAAACCTAGAGATTACCTGTTGTTCGTCATGGGGATAAATAGCGGTATCAGGTTGGGGGATTTATTGAAGTTCAAGGTTCGCCAATTCCAAGGACGAAAAGTGGGAGCTTCGATCGAAATTACGGAGTCAAAAACGGGGAAGCAAAATTTTCTTGTCATTAACAGGGAAGTTGATCGGGCTTTGAAGATGTACTTTGATTCGACGGGTGTGGAGCCTGATAGCTACTTGTTTCGGTCAAGAAAGGCCGGGAAGCCTCTGACGCTTTGCGCGGTCAACCGTATGGTGAAGGCTTGGGCTTGCTCTATCAATTTGAAAGGCAATTACGGAGGCAGGACTCTACGAAAGACGTTCGGTTATATCCAACGTGTTCATTTCGGGGTCGGCTTCGAGGTGCTGTGCAAGCGATATAATCATTCAAATCCGTCTGTGACAATGCGGTATATTGGCGTTCAGCCAGAAGAAATTACGAATATCATGATGCACGAAATATAG
- a CDS encoding AraC family transcriptional regulator, giving the protein MPNMLELLKEYDIPDGSAVESAYPGIRFFKETQHVRRRPMLYNPGLCIVASGTKIGHLGGQSFHYDADNYLVVSVTMPFESESFPDEDEPLLGVYIDIDMGQLNTLISQMDLQAEFSDMEDKGYPLGIGPSTMDGDMKDAVTKLLKALRSEREAKILAPGLVREIYYRALCGSQARVLYSLAKGNSSFAQVGRVISLMEGNYNEKLDVQQLAESAHMSVSAFHKAFKEITADSPLQYLKKIRLSRAKDLIVQENMKAYLAADAVGYESPSQFSREFKRHFGQSPAEIMREMRA; this is encoded by the coding sequence ATGCCTAACATGCTTGAATTACTTAAAGAGTACGACATCCCTGACGGGAGCGCAGTTGAATCCGCCTATCCTGGCATCCGTTTTTTCAAAGAAACTCAGCACGTACGCCGCAGACCAATGTTGTACAATCCTGGTTTGTGCATCGTTGCCTCAGGAACCAAGATCGGCCATCTCGGCGGGCAATCCTTTCACTACGACGCAGACAATTACCTCGTCGTTTCCGTGACCATGCCCTTTGAAAGCGAGTCTTTTCCCGACGAGGACGAGCCGCTGCTTGGCGTGTACATCGACATCGACATGGGGCAGTTGAACACCCTGATCAGCCAGATGGACCTGCAGGCCGAGTTTTCCGACATGGAAGACAAGGGCTACCCGCTCGGCATCGGCCCTTCCACCATGGATGGAGACATGAAGGATGCCGTAACCAAGCTGCTCAAGGCGCTTCGTTCGGAAAGGGAGGCCAAGATCCTGGCCCCGGGACTGGTAAGGGAAATATACTACCGCGCCCTGTGCGGCAGCCAGGCGCGGGTGCTCTACTCCCTGGCCAAGGGCAACAGCTCATTCGCCCAGGTAGGCCGGGTCATCAGTCTGATGGAAGGCAATTACAACGAGAAGCTGGACGTGCAGCAACTGGCTGAGTCCGCGCACATGAGCGTGTCCGCTTTCCACAAGGCATTCAAGGAAATTACTGCCGACTCTCCCTTGCAATATCTCAAGAAAATCAGACTCTCCCGCGCCAAGGACCTTATTGTGCAAGAGAACATGAAAGCGTATCTCGCAGCCGACGCCGTGGGGTATGAAAGCCCGTCCCAGTTCAGCCGCGAGTTCAAGCGCCATTTCGGGCAGAGCCCGGCGGAAATCATGCGGGAGATGCGGGCATAA
- a CDS encoding replication protein gives MTRTKSKPRQSYKQANGAYDPKKCHTQFYHWLYNALIGRKLSGAEWAIIMYIIRNNIGYGGAPAIFRRDDVAKLTGYDPKTVSRAFSVFMKKNIIIPHESSKKAVQVNFNTVEWLD, from the coding sequence CTGACCAGAACCAAGTCGAAGCCTAGGCAAAGCTACAAACAGGCAAATGGGGCATATGATCCTAAAAAGTGCCATACACAATTCTACCACTGGCTCTACAATGCACTCATTGGCCGAAAACTGAGCGGAGCCGAATGGGCTATCATTATGTATATCATCCGTAACAACATAGGATACGGAGGAGCCCCTGCCATTTTCCGTCGCGATGACGTAGCAAAACTTACTGGCTATGATCCCAAAACGGTATCAAGAGCTTTTTCGGTGTTCATGAAAAAAAACATCATCATCCCCCATGAATCATCGAAAAAAGCTGTCCAAGTAAACTTCAACACCGTCGAATGGCTAGATTAG
- a CDS encoding DUF169 domain-containing protein translates to MSMQTILDGTATFLDYLGLGEEPFGVYYSDTLPENAYGPKKGTPISRELEDKHELDMQEVMKSFSCVMGNIWLARKKNGAAFISSEEYGCPGGVYYCSMMKPHLRFIEHYVSTGFEGTPLHGERYMPNPDAMRAFMEEVNPREAKGKYCIFKPLSQFTDELQPEFVIFFARPEVLSGLFTQATFTTGDMECVVSPFGAGCTNMISWPLYYKGKGQEKAVIGGFDPSARKFMKTDELTFTVSLELYEKMLAALPESMFAHETDWKGVRKKVERSAKAWGEDS, encoded by the coding sequence ATGTCGATGCAAACCATACTCGACGGCACAGCCACCTTTCTGGATTATCTCGGGCTTGGGGAAGAGCCCTTCGGAGTATATTACTCCGACACCCTGCCGGAAAACGCCTACGGCCCGAAAAAGGGGACACCCATCTCACGCGAGCTGGAGGATAAGCATGAGTTGGACATGCAGGAGGTCATGAAAAGCTTCTCCTGCGTCATGGGCAATATCTGGCTGGCCAGAAAAAAGAACGGCGCCGCCTTCATCTCCTCTGAAGAATACGGCTGTCCCGGCGGCGTGTACTACTGTTCGATGATGAAGCCCCACCTCAGGTTCATCGAGCACTACGTGTCCACCGGCTTCGAGGGCACTCCCCTGCACGGTGAACGCTACATGCCCAACCCCGACGCCATGCGCGCGTTCATGGAAGAGGTGAACCCCCGAGAGGCCAAGGGCAAGTACTGCATCTTCAAGCCGCTGTCCCAGTTCACCGACGAGTTGCAACCGGAATTCGTCATCTTCTTCGCCCGCCCCGAGGTGCTGAGCGGCCTCTTTACCCAGGCCACCTTCACCACCGGAGACATGGAATGCGTCGTCTCGCCCTTTGGCGCAGGCTGCACCAATATGATAAGCTGGCCCCTCTACTACAAGGGGAAGGGGCAGGAAAAGGCCGTCATCGGCGGTTTCGACCCTTCGGCCAGGAAATTCATGAAGACCGACGAGCTGACCTTCACCGTCTCTCTGGAACTCTATGAGAAAATGCTGGCCGCGCTGCCCGAGTCCATGTTCGCCCACGAAACGGACTGGAAGGGCGTCCGCAAGAAGGTCGAACGCAGCGCCAAGGCCTGGGGTGAAGACAGCTAA
- a CDS encoding MucR family transcriptional regulator, with protein MDCMEQAMKMVEAQAGVREMTAEGMISMVKEVNMGLSGIASGEPGDKAQEPAVDPKKAIRKKTITCVECGKTFKTITKRHLESHGLTSADYKAKWGYPKGQPLSCRDTAKARSERMKNMELWKKTKPKKAPAKKPETK; from the coding sequence ATGGATTGCATGGAACAGGCAATGAAGATGGTCGAGGCACAGGCTGGTGTTCGTGAAATGACTGCCGAAGGCATGATCTCGATGGTCAAGGAAGTGAACATGGGCCTCTCCGGGATTGCCTCCGGTGAGCCTGGGGATAAGGCGCAAGAACCGGCGGTCGATCCCAAGAAGGCCATCAGGAAGAAAACGATCACCTGCGTCGAATGCGGCAAGACCTTCAAGACGATCACCAAGCGACACCTGGAAAGCCACGGCCTGACATCCGCCGACTACAAGGCGAAATGGGGATACCCCAAGGGCCAGCCGCTCTCCTGCCGGGATACGGCCAAGGCACGTTCCGAGCGCATGAAGAACATGGAGCTTTGGAAGAAGACCAAGCCCAAGAAGGCCCCGGCCAAGAAACCCGAAACCAAGTAG
- a CDS encoding iron-containing alcohol dehydrogenase, whose translation MNFEFQNPTHIIFGAGNIARLGEVVSEYGKKALVVTGGGSVKRSGAFDKVVESLKAAGIEFAECSGVEPNPRITSVARGAEIVRAEGCDVIVALGGGSVMDASKVISAAALYDGDPWDMILHGQENVYVPTEALPVITVPTLAATGSETNCGAVITNEETTVKSFIQIPLLYPKVAVMDPELTVSVPKDQTAYGVCDLITHVTESYLNGVDNTPIQDRLVEGVILTAMEWGPKAIADGSDVEARAQIQWAAAVALIGWAQIGTNAGYPVHMMEHTVSAYHDITHAAGLSIINPAWMRFAAKSNTAKFVQFAERIFGLKAKGADDLDCALEGIDRFEEFLRSIDCPTRFSELGINDELFETYAKDTLKIVNDGNGNLPGRPVLSVDDMVAIFKAAL comes from the coding sequence ATGAACTTCGAATTTCAGAACCCGACCCATATCATTTTTGGTGCCGGGAATATTGCCCGCCTCGGCGAAGTCGTCAGTGAATATGGCAAGAAGGCCCTGGTCGTCACCGGCGGCGGCAGCGTCAAGCGCAGCGGCGCGTTCGACAAGGTCGTCGAGAGCCTCAAGGCAGCCGGCATCGAATTTGCCGAGTGCTCCGGCGTCGAGCCCAACCCGCGCATCACCTCCGTTGCCCGCGGCGCTGAAATCGTCCGCGCCGAAGGATGCGACGTGATCGTGGCCCTGGGCGGCGGCAGCGTCATGGATGCCTCCAAGGTCATCTCTGCGGCAGCCCTCTACGATGGCGACCCGTGGGACATGATCCTGCACGGCCAGGAAAATGTGTACGTTCCCACCGAGGCCCTGCCCGTTATCACGGTTCCGACCCTGGCGGCCACCGGCTCCGAGACCAACTGCGGCGCAGTCATTACCAACGAGGAGACCACGGTCAAGTCCTTCATCCAGATCCCGCTGCTCTACCCCAAGGTGGCAGTGATGGACCCCGAGCTGACCGTGAGCGTACCCAAGGACCAGACCGCCTACGGCGTCTGCGACCTGATCACCCACGTGACCGAATCCTATCTCAACGGCGTCGACAACACCCCCATTCAGGATCGCCTGGTCGAGGGCGTCATTTTGACCGCCATGGAGTGGGGCCCGAAGGCCATTGCCGACGGCAGCGACGTCGAGGCGCGCGCCCAGATCCAGTGGGCGGCTGCGGTCGCGCTTATCGGATGGGCCCAGATCGGCACCAACGCCGGTTATCCCGTGCACATGATGGAGCACACCGTCTCCGCCTATCACGACATCACCCACGCGGCAGGTCTGTCCATCATCAACCCGGCCTGGATGCGTTTCGCCGCCAAGAGCAACACCGCCAAGTTCGTCCAGTTCGCCGAGCGCATTTTCGGCCTGAAGGCCAAGGGGGCCGACGACCTCGACTGCGCCCTGGAAGGCATCGACCGCTTCGAGGAGTTTTTGCGCTCCATTGATTGCCCGACCCGTTTCTCCGAGCTGGGCATCAACGATGAGCTGTTCGAGACCTATGCCAAGGATACCCTGAAGATCGTCAACGACGGAAACGGCAACCTGCCGGGCCGTCCGGTCCTGAGCGTCGATGACATGGTCGCCATTTTCAAGGCCGCTCTGTAG
- a CDS encoding DnaB-like helicase C-terminal domain-containing protein, whose translation MLKEAEFIHCACYYRTAFTHLHQGYENAENTRNLDELLQYHSELTNLGAAYSRPVVTNSSLNSKMGNIVGLIAEGKDRKVVPTFYPDLDDMLNGGLPEKTLTILAAEVHGGKTQALINMAHRQAQNGKNVLCVTLEMSEMDYMHRFISLISDIPLYELQDQDKSPSVQKRLSTFQSTWADNLSGQYGNIHIVDHDDGEFSAAQLQQHILRYGSDNIDIVYIDYLNLMTPSVPFRAADTYATAKKIAEELRLLAKKMSIPIVTATQVNRPGMNTKLEELDMNYVSESIGVPATADLMLFLAGRDDSGKKHEGEKRYKIVKNRMAPFTDSIELFYTDAHTLKMYDSSEMDKWLKDQELTRDLMSRETL comes from the coding sequence TTGCTCAAAGAAGCCGAATTCATCCACTGTGCTTGTTATTACAGGACAGCATTTACCCATTTGCACCAGGGATACGAAAACGCCGAGAATACACGAAACCTTGATGAACTGCTTCAGTACCATTCGGAGCTTACTAATCTTGGAGCAGCCTATTCACGCCCGGTAGTGACGAACTCGTCCCTCAACTCAAAAATGGGCAACATCGTGGGTCTTATCGCTGAGGGCAAGGACAGGAAGGTCGTTCCGACATTTTATCCTGATCTCGATGACATGCTAAACGGGGGCCTGCCTGAAAAGACGTTGACCATCCTTGCTGCCGAAGTCCATGGAGGAAAAACTCAGGCCCTTATCAACATGGCTCATCGTCAAGCACAAAACGGTAAGAATGTGCTCTGTGTCACGCTGGAAATGTCCGAAATGGACTATATGCACAGATTCATCTCCTTAATCAGCGACATTCCGCTTTACGAGTTACAGGATCAGGACAAATCACCAAGCGTTCAAAAAAGGCTATCTACCTTTCAGAGCACTTGGGCTGACAATCTTTCAGGTCAATACGGAAATATCCACATCGTGGACCATGATGACGGAGAGTTTTCGGCAGCCCAGCTTCAACAGCACATCCTGAGATATGGAAGTGACAACATTGATATCGTCTACATCGATTACCTCAACCTGATGACTCCGAGTGTACCATTCAGGGCTGCCGATACATACGCGACTGCCAAGAAGATTGCCGAGGAACTGAGGCTGCTGGCTAAAAAGATGTCGATTCCTATTGTAACAGCAACCCAGGTCAATAGGCCTGGGATGAACACGAAATTGGAAGAACTGGACATGAATTACGTCAGTGAATCAATTGGGGTTCCGGCAACAGCAGACCTTATGCTTTTTCTGGCGGGACGCGATGACTCTGGCAAGAAGCATGAGGGCGAGAAGCGATACAAGATCGTCAAGAATCGTATGGCACCGTTCACCGACTCAATAGAGTTGTTCTACACCGATGCCCATACCCTCAAAATGTATGACAGTTCAGAGATGGACAAATGGCTTAAGGATCAAGAACTAACACGCGACCTTATGAGTCGTGAAACCCTTTAA
- a CDS encoding tyrosine-type recombinase/integrase, with protein sequence MSVGQIKSTGVWYCQYRLPGKKSPVKEYFGRGEEGKKNAKLRDLEVKKSKIKQTPINRAEVHLDELAQLYINHEKRKKRDPSYLNLVCDKLNKEWLPILAPKPIFKLGPKDFEKVHALYDGKAVATQNRYMDYLNIILNFGVRMEYIPRNPMKKWWSEVKKQEKPRELNMSLDDFRRLYDNSSPHLQFALDVMWELGARPGPSELFGLLWRDVDWERNQIRVRGTKTKSSDRFIPISDEFKERLKAKHAEAKTDYLIEYRGKRIKSSKSAFRGAKKKAKLDKSVCMYTIRHLFTSMTLANGADAKAVANILGHTSLRMIMNTYYHETDGERRRAIESKPKLIK encoded by the coding sequence ATGAGCGTAGGTCAGATCAAATCGACGGGAGTCTGGTACTGCCAGTACAGGCTCCCCGGCAAGAAAAGCCCGGTTAAAGAATACTTCGGGAGGGGTGAAGAGGGTAAGAAGAACGCCAAGCTTAGGGACCTCGAAGTCAAGAAATCAAAAATCAAGCAGACGCCCATTAACAGAGCAGAGGTCCACCTGGACGAGTTGGCGCAACTTTATATCAACCACGAGAAGCGTAAGAAGCGAGACCCCAGTTACCTTAACCTAGTCTGCGACAAGCTGAATAAAGAGTGGCTGCCCATTCTGGCTCCAAAGCCGATCTTCAAGCTTGGTCCCAAAGATTTTGAGAAGGTACATGCCTTGTACGATGGCAAAGCCGTTGCCACTCAAAATCGCTATATGGATTACCTCAACATCATTCTGAACTTTGGTGTGAGGATGGAGTACATACCAAGGAACCCCATGAAAAAGTGGTGGTCCGAGGTAAAGAAGCAGGAAAAACCGAGAGAACTGAATATGTCTCTTGATGACTTCCGTAGGCTGTATGACAACTCGTCTCCCCATCTTCAATTCGCCTTAGATGTCATGTGGGAGCTTGGGGCGAGGCCTGGGCCAAGTGAACTGTTTGGGTTGCTTTGGAGGGACGTTGATTGGGAACGAAACCAAATACGAGTCAGGGGAACCAAAACAAAGTCTAGCGATAGATTTATTCCTATCAGCGATGAGTTTAAGGAAAGGCTCAAAGCGAAGCATGCCGAAGCGAAGACAGATTATTTGATCGAGTACCGAGGGAAGCGAATCAAAAGCTCTAAGTCTGCATTTAGGGGAGCCAAGAAGAAAGCCAAGTTGGACAAGTCGGTCTGCATGTATACGATCAGACATTTGTTTACATCGATGACTCTAGCAAATGGGGCTGACGCAAAGGCAGTAGCCAATATCCTCGGACATACTTCCCTCAGGATGATCATGAACACCTACTACCATGAGACCGACGGAGAGAGGCGACGAGCTATCGAGTCCAAGCCGAAGCTGATCAAATAA
- a CDS encoding LysR family transcriptional regulator yields MRDFLNDIPLLVEVARQKSFTKAAEILGLGASTLSRRIKQLEDRMGVLLFYRDTRNVELTDNGAYLLDRCGFILEETQKAYDSVVMNMQKPSGLIRVCMFRDLYERLLKDAVLDFAANWPDIQIELIFVEHPVDMRTDPYDVAFLLGQSVAPSLVARKLLTIEPHLYASPALLDRYSIPEEPNDLLKLPCIALQRFGNRWPMHKGNRQVVVEVQPQYNFSSVGVCLDFALAGHGVAMIRGGDAESEEKTGRLVRVLPEWSAGFVHDVSMVTGSSQLPRRVRLFMDHILASVSA; encoded by the coding sequence ATGCGTGATTTTCTCAATGACATTCCCCTCCTGGTGGAGGTGGCGAGGCAGAAGAGCTTTACCAAGGCTGCGGAAATACTGGGATTGGGCGCTTCGACCCTCTCCCGGCGCATCAAACAGCTGGAAGACCGGATGGGGGTGCTCCTCTTTTACAGGGATACCCGCAATGTCGAACTGACGGACAACGGTGCGTACCTGTTGGACCGTTGCGGGTTCATTCTCGAGGAGACGCAGAAGGCCTACGATTCAGTGGTCATGAACATGCAGAAGCCGTCCGGGTTGATCCGGGTCTGCATGTTTCGCGATCTCTATGAGCGGTTGTTGAAGGATGCGGTACTGGATTTCGCGGCAAACTGGCCGGATATTCAAATCGAATTGATTTTTGTGGAGCATCCGGTGGACATGCGGACGGACCCCTACGATGTGGCGTTTCTACTCGGTCAGTCTGTGGCCCCGTCGCTTGTCGCACGGAAGCTCCTTACCATCGAGCCGCATCTGTATGCTTCGCCTGCCTTGCTTGATCGGTATTCCATTCCCGAGGAGCCGAACGATCTCCTCAAGCTCCCGTGTATCGCCCTGCAGCGGTTTGGGAATCGATGGCCCATGCACAAAGGCAACCGGCAGGTCGTTGTCGAGGTGCAGCCTCAATACAACTTCAGCTCGGTCGGAGTCTGTCTCGATTTCGCCTTGGCAGGGCATGGCGTTGCCATGATTCGAGGGGGCGATGCCGAGTCGGAGGAAAAGACCGGGCGCCTGGTGCGCGTGCTGCCGGAGTGGAGCGCCGGGTTCGTGCATGACGTCAGCATGGTGACCGGTTCTAGTCAGCTTCCCCGCAGAGTCAGGCTGTTCATGGATCACATCCTGGCATCCGTCTCGGCATAG
- a CDS encoding DUF2958 domain-containing protein — MISDYKDERQGRIPRLYQTESIPAEEKLIYHHFFIGDSHWYAAEFDGEDIFFGYAILNGDLQNAEWGYFSLQELKNVKFGPLRVEVDCSWEVKRFQEI; from the coding sequence ATGATATCCGACTACAAGGACGAGAGACAAGGCAGGATTCCCCGCTTATACCAAACCGAAAGCATCCCGGCAGAAGAAAAGCTTATCTACCACCATTTCTTCATAGGAGATTCCCACTGGTACGCAGCCGAATTCGACGGAGAGGACATCTTCTTCGGCTATGCTATCCTCAATGGAGACCTGCAAAATGCCGAGTGGGGCTACTTCTCATTGCAAGAGCTGAAAAACGTGAAATTCGGGCCTCTACGGGTCGAGGTCGATTGCTCGTGGGAGGTAAAACGGTTTCAGGAAATATAA